The Leisingera daeponensis DSM 23529 genome includes the window CTGCCATGTTTGATGCCCTGAAACCGCTCCTCGCCGCCGCACTTTGCCTGGCACCGCTCGCCGCACAGGCGGAACCAGAAGTGAAGGAAAGCGCCTTCTGGGAGTCGGAGGTCAAGGCCGGCTACATGCCGCCCGCTGCCAAGCGCATTCCCGACGTGCCGCTGGTGGTGGACCTCGCGGCCAAGGGGCGGGAATTCGGCATTCAGGGTGGCACCCTCAACACCATGGTCACCCGCTCAAAGGACATCCGCCAGATGGTGGTCTATGGCTATGCGCGGCTGGCCGGATATGACGAAAACTATCAGCTGCAGCCGGACATCCTTCTGAGCTTTGAGGCTGAAAACAACCGCCGCTTCACCCTGAAACTGCGCCCCGGCCACCGCTGGTCCAGCGGCGACCCCTTCACCTCGGCCGATTTCCGGTACTGGTGGGAAGACGTTGCCAACAACGAATTGCTGAGCCCGGCCGGGCCGCCCGATTTCATGCGGGTGCTGGGCAAGCTGCCGCGGGTGAGCTTTCCGGATGAAACCACTGTCATTTATGAGTGGGATGCGCCCAACCCGGGCTTCATGCACATGCTCGCCCAGGCCCGCCCGCCGTTCATTTACCGGCCGGCGGAGTACCTGAAGCAGTTCCATGCCGATTATGCCGATCCGGAGGTTCTGGCCGAGGAGGTCGATTATGCCCGCGTCAAGAGCTGGGCGGCGCTGCACAACAAATACGACAATATGTACAAGTTCGATAACCACGAGTTGCCGACATTGCAGCCCTGGATCAACGCGTCGCCCGGCAAGAAGATCCGCCATCAGTTCGTGCGCAATCCCTACTACCACCGCATCGACAGCCGCGGCGTGCAGCTGCCCTATATCGACACCGTGGAAATGGAGATCGTCACCGCCGGTCTGGTGGCGGCCAAGTCGAACGCGGGCGAAGCCGATCTGCAGGCCCGCGGCCTCGGGTTCCGCGACATTCCGATCCTGCGCAAAGGCGAGAAGGACGGCAGGAACTACAAGACCTACCTGTGGGCCTCCGGCGCTGCCTCCCAGATTGCCATCTATCCGAACCTCAACGTGAACGACCCGGTCTGGCGCGAGATCCTGCGCGATGTCAGGGTGCGCCGGGCCCTGTCGCTGGCCATCAACCGGCGCGCCATCAACCGGGCGCTTTATTTCAATCTGGCCGAACCTGGCGCGATGACAGTGCTGGAGCAGAGCGAATTCTTCGATCCCGCCCTGCGCGAGGCCTGGGCGGGCTTTAATCCGGAACTGGCCAACCAGCTTCTTGACGAGGCAGGCCTGACTGAAAAGGACGGCTACGGCATCCGTTACCTGCCAGACGGGCGCCGGATGGAGCTGGTGGTCGAAACCGCGGGCGAGCGCGAAGAGGTGGAGAACGCGCTCCAGATTATCACCGACGACTGGCACGATGTCGGCGTGAAGCTGGTGATGCGGCCGCTGGACCGCGACATCCTGCGCAATCGTGTGTTTTCCGGCACCACCATGTCGTCTGCCTGGTTCGGCTGGGACAACGGGCTGCCGCAAGCCTATACCTCTCCGGCTTATCTGGCGCCGACCGATCAGGTGTTCCTGTCCTGGCCGAAGTGGGGGCAGCACTACCAGACCGGCGGCAGCGCGGGCGAGCCGCCAGATATGGCCCCCGCCCAGCGGCTGCTGTCGCTGCTGCAGGACTGGAACATGGCCGCCACCCAGGAAGAACGCGCGGCCGCCTGGCGCGAGATGCTGAAAATCCACGCGGATCAGGTTTATGCCATCGGCGTGGTGGCCGCCGCTCCGCAGCCCGTCGTGGTGAGCAACCGCCTGCGCAATGTGCCGGAAAAGGCGATCTGGGCCTGGGATCCGGGGGCGCATTTCGGCGTCTATCACCCCGATGAGTTCTTCTTCGAGGACGGCGAAGACTGATGGAAATTCTGCGATACGCCATATACCGCTTTGGCACCATGCTGCTGACGCTGCTGGTGGTGTCGGTGCTGGTCTTTGCCATCATCAACCTGCCGCCCGGCGACTACTTGTCGAACCAGATTGCGGAGCTGCAGGCCACCGGCCAGTCCGCGGGCGTTGCCAAGGCCGAGTTCCTGCGCAAGGAGTACGCGCTGGATAAGCCGCTGTGGCAGCAGTACATGATCTGGATGGGTTTCATGCCCGGCCCGCACGGGTTTTCCGGCATGATACAGGGCAACTTCGGCTGGTCCTTCGAATTCGACAGCCCGGTCGCCGATATCGTCGGCGACAGCCTGTGGCTGACGGTGCTGGTGAACCTCGCCGCAGTGGTCTTCGTCTATGCCGTGGCGCTGCCGCTGGGGGTGCTCGCCGCGGCCCGGGCCCGCACCTGGGTTGATTACACCACTGCCTTTGTTGGCTATCTGGGACTGGCCACGCCGAACTTCCTGCTGGCGCTGATCCTGTTCTACTATGGCCACCGCTGGTTCGACCTGCCAATCGGCGGGCTGATGGCGCCTGAATTCGAAGGCGCGCCGATGAACTGGGAGAAGGTGAAGTCCATACTTGTGCACCTGATCGTGCCAACCTTCGTGATCGGCACCGCGGGCGCCTCTGCCATGATGCAGCGTCTGCGGGCCAATATGCTGGACGAACTGGGCAAACCGTATGTCGAGACCGCAATTGCCAAGGGCATGGCGCCCTCGCGCATGCTGGCGAAATACCCGCTTCGGGTCGCCTTCAACCCCTTTGTCGCCGATATCGGCAACCTGCTGCCCTCGATGATTTCCGGCTCGGTGCTGGTGTCGGTGGTGCTGGGGCTGCAGACCATTGGCCCGACCCTGCTGACCGCGCTCAAGACCCAGGACATGTTCCTCTCGGGCTTCGTGCTGATGTTTGTCGCCTTGCTCACCCTGATCGGCACCATGATCTCTGACGTGCTGCTGGTGCTGCTTGATCCCAGAATCCGCTACGAGGGGCGCAACTCATGACCCAGCTGCCTGACGGACGGTATGTCGACGACGAGCCCTTTGACCCGCAGGCCTCGCTGCTGGAGCTGGAGCGCAAGGATCTGGACGCACCCAACTGGCTGCTGGTTTGGCGCAAGTTCAAGACGCACAGGCTGGGCCTGATCTCGGGCATTTTCCTGCTGATTGCCTACGGCCTGATACCGTTTGCCGGCTTCATCGCGCCTTACGGACCAAACCAGCGGTTTTCAGAGCATCTCTACTCGCCGCCGCAATCCATCAAGCTGTTCCACGAGGGCGAATTCGTAGGACCCTTCGTGTATCCGATGACCTCCGAGGCAAATCTGGAAACCTTTCAATGGGAGTTCAAGCCAGACACCTCGCGCCCGCTCAAGCTGTCGTTTTTCTGTGAAGGCAGCGCCTATAACCTGGCCGGTTTCATCGAAAGCAACCGCCACCTGTTCTGTGCCAGCGAGGACGCGACGATCTTCATCTTGGGATCCGACCGTCTGGGCCGCGATATCTTCAGCCGCGTCTCCTACGGGGCGCAGCTGTCCTTGACGGTCGGCCTGATCGGGATCACGGTTTCCTTTGTTCTCGGCATCTTCTTTGGCAGCGTGGCCGGTTACTTCGGCGGCCGGATCGACTGGCTCGTCAACCGGGTGATCGAAATCCTGCGGTCGCTGCCGGAACTGCCGTTGTGGCTGGCGCTGTCGGCGGCGGTCCCCTCGAACTGGTCGCCGGTCGCGGTGTTCTTCATCATTTCGATCATCCTCGGCATTCTTGACTGGCCCGGTTTGGCGCGTTCTGTGCGCTCCAAGTTCCTGTCCCTGCGGGAAGAGGAATATGTCCGCGCCGCCGAGATGATGGGCGCCTCCTCCGGGCGGGTGATCCGCAAGCATCTGCTGCCGAACTTCATGTCGCACTTGATTGCCTCGGCCGCCCTGTCGATCCCGGCGATGATCCTTGGGGAGACGGCGCTCTCCTTCCTCGGCCTGGGCCTGCGCGCGCCGGCGGTCAGCTGGGGAGTGATGCTGAATGACGCGCAAAACTTGACCGCAGTTGAAATCTACCCCTGGCTGGCCATTCCTATGCTGCCTATCGTTGTTGTCGTTCTGGCCTTCAACTTCCTCGGCGACGGCCTGCGTGATAGTTTGGATCCTTATCAGCAGTGACATTGATTTCCTCTCTTCCCGCCACGTCCACTTTCCGCCTCACAGGCACCGGCCAATGGTCGAGCGCCTTTGCGGTGACGGAATTGGCCATTGCTTCGATTGCCGCCGCGGGGCAGGAGCTTGCGCGGCTGACCGAAGCGCTCAACCTCGCGCCCGCGGCGCCTGAGGTTACCGTCGACCAGCGGCTGGCGTCGCTCTGGTTCAGCTACAGTTTCCGGCCCCAAGGCTGGGAGCTTCCCAGCCTGTGGGACGCTATCGCGGGCGTGTATGAAACGCAGGACGGCTGGATCCGCCTGCACACCAACCTGCCGCATCACCGGCAAGCCGCGCTGCAGGTGCTCGGGTGCGCCGGAGAGCGCAGCGCCGTCACCGCCGCAGTGCGCCACTGGCGGGCGGACAGGCTGGAGAGTGAGATCGTGGCCGCAGGCGGCGTGGCCGCGGCCATGCGCAGCCGCGCAGACTGGCTGGCCCATCCGCAAGGCCGCGCCGTCGCCGCGGAGCCGCTGATCCGGTGGACCTCCCCCCGCACTGTCCGATTGAGGGACCGGCCGCAGGCAACGGCAGCGCGGCCGCTGGCGGGGCTGCGTGTACTCGACCTCACCCGGGTGCTTGCGGGGCCGGTCTCAACCCGCACGCTGGCCGGTTTCGGAGCCGATGTGCTGCGCATCGACCCGCCCGGCTGGGACGAGCCGGGGGTGATCACCGACATTTCCCTGGGCAAGCGCATGGCCGCGCTGGATCTCACCAAGGGCGAAGACCGGCTGGTGTTCGAGGCCCTTCTAGCGGATGCGGACGTCTTGGTTCATGGCTACCGCCCCGGCGCGCTCGACGGGCTGGGCTACGGGGCGGACACCCGCCGCCTGATCGCGCCCCACGCGGTGGAGGTGACGCTGGACGCCTATGGCTGGACCGGCCCCTGGGCAAACCGCCGCGGTTTCGACAGCCTGGTGCAGATGAGCGCAGGGATCGCCGATGCCGGCCGTGCCTGGGCCAGGACGGACAAGCCGGCACCGCTGCCGGTGCAGGCTTTGGACCATGCCACTGGTTATCTGATGGCTGCCGCCGTGTTCTCAGCGCTCGCAGCGGCGGCCCGGGGCGCGGAAGTTCCCTCGGCCCATCTTTCCCTGGCGCGCACGGCTGAACTGCTTGCTGGACTGCCAAAATCTGCTGATGGCCCGGACCTTGCGCCCCCCGCGGACAGCGACTACGCCGAGGAGACAGAGCAGACCGGCTGGGGCCCGGGCCGCCGTCTGGCACCGCCGCTGCGGGTTGGCGCAGCGCAGATCCGCTGGACCCTGCCTGCTGCCCGTTGCGGCAGCAGCGCGGCTTGCTGGCTCGACTGACCGGAGGGAACGGCGCGCGCCGCGCGCCAGCGCGGCGCCATGCCCAACCCCAAGCGGAGCGCGCCAGCGGTCCGGCGCGGGGGCGGGAGCGTTTCCGGCGGCGGGCCTAGCGGTCGTCGCCGCCGGGTCCGCCCATATCCTCCAGCATGTCATCGTCGATGGCTGCCTGCACGGCGCCTGCTACGGCTTCCTTCTGTTTCGGCGTCAGCTCCTCCTCCTGGTCCGGCGCCATCCGCACGGTGACCTCGCGGTGGGCAAACTTGATGCCTTCGCGGGCAAACAGCTCGCGGATTTCCTGGTACACCCGTTTCCGGACGATCCACTGATCGCCCGGCTTGGTCATGAACTTAACCCGGATGATCATCGCCGAGTCCTGCATCTCGATCACGCCCTGCGACTTCAGCGGCTGAATGAAGGTGTGCCCGACAACCGGGTCGTCCATCAGGGACTGGCCCAGCTTCTTGATCAGCTTGCGGACCTTTTCCACATCGGTGTCATAGGTGACCCGCAGCGGCAGCTTCATCATCACCCAGTCGCGGGAATAGTTGGTCAGCACCTTGATCTCGCCAAACGGGATGGTGTGCAGCGCACCCAGATGGTGGCGCAGCTGGAAAGAGCGGACCGAGATTTTTTCTACCGTGCCCTTCACGTCGCCGATGTCGATGTACTCGCCCTTGCGGAAGGCATCGTCGATCAGGAAGAAGGCGCCGGAGAAGATATCCCTGACCAGCGTCTGCGAGCCAAAGCCCACCGCCAGGCCGACAACACCGGCACCAGCAAACAGCGGGCTTACGTTGATGCCCAGTTCCAGCAGCACGATCAGCACGATCGACACCAGAACCACCGCCAGAATCGCGCCGCGGAACAGCGGCAGCAGCGTTGCCAGACGGCTGGCACCGCCCGCGCCGCCTTCGTCGCCCAGCTCTCCCTGAGGAGCGTCCCCGGCCTCCTCGTCGATCTTGCTGTCGATCCAGATCCGGAACAAATGATAGACAATATAGCCGATGAACAGGATCACCGTCACATCGACTGCCCGTTCGGCGGCAGCGGAATCGATCCAGCTTGCATCCGGGTTCCACACGATCATCAGAGAGTATGCTCCGACCACAAAGGCCAGGATGCCCGCAACCCGGCGGGCAAGATCCTCGTAGGTGGCAATCGGGTGCTTGGACCGCGGTGCTACTTCCTCTTCCCAGAAGTCGTCCTCCGGTTCCGGGGTTGCACCGTCCTGCGGAACGTCCACGTTTACCGCATTCATTGTCCCGGCAGCTGCCAGCCCGGAAGTATCCTCAAGGACCTCCTCCGCCGCAGGTGCCTCTGCGGCGCTGGCGGCGGGGGCCGCCGAGGCCTCATATGCGGCGGGTTCCGCCTCTGCGCCTTCTGCCGCGGTTTCTTCCACCTCTGCCGCTTCGCGCTTTACCAAACGGGCGCGGCTGAAATAGCGCTCGATACCATAGTTGATCACCCCGTAGACCACCAGGATGGTGGTCAGCACGAAATAGCTGCCAGCCGTCAGGGGGATCGAGATATCCTGTTCCAGAACCAGATCAAACGCCAGTTTGAGCCAGCCGAACGCCATATAGACCATCAGCACCGGCGCCCAGGCCACGGCCAGGACGCGCACCAGCCAGGAGCACTCCTCGGGCGCCCGGCCCGCGCGGATGGCGTTTGAAATCGCCCGCCTGTTGACCAGAACCATCAGAAGGTTGCCCAGCGTCCCCACCAGGGCCAGTACGCCGTAGACCAGCGCATAGACGTTGTAGTTCAGGCCGAAATCCCCGACCCAAGTGGCAAACAGCGTCGAGGAGATGTCGTAGGTCGCCAGTACCGACGCCCAGATATAGAGCCGTTTGGCGTCCCGGTCGGAGAAGACGGGGATCCGGTACTGTGCCAGAAATGGCGATAGCACCATCCGCCACAGGTCGGACACCGTGCGCGCCAGGAAGAAGGCGGTGTAAACAGCCGTCACCGTGAACTCGATGGACGGATCGCCTGAGGCGCCGAAAATCAGGTAGGAGATCAGCGCGGCAAAGACCATCGCAAAAACCGTGGCGCCAATCCCCATCAGGAACCTGAACACCAGGAAGGGCATCTTCTCCTGATAGCCGCGGGGGGCGGCCTGGATCCGCGCGACCACGAACCGTTTGGCAAAACGCTTGCCGTAAATCTCCGTCGACAGCCAGCGGCCGATGAGCAGGAACAGCACGCTCCAGCCCATCACTTCGACATAGGTCGTGATGCGCCCGTCCGGGCTGGTCTGACGCAGGATGTACTGCATTTCGAAGATCGAATAGGGC containing:
- a CDS encoding ABC transporter substrate-binding protein gives rise to the protein MFDALKPLLAAALCLAPLAAQAEPEVKESAFWESEVKAGYMPPAAKRIPDVPLVVDLAAKGREFGIQGGTLNTMVTRSKDIRQMVVYGYARLAGYDENYQLQPDILLSFEAENNRRFTLKLRPGHRWSSGDPFTSADFRYWWEDVANNELLSPAGPPDFMRVLGKLPRVSFPDETTVIYEWDAPNPGFMHMLAQARPPFIYRPAEYLKQFHADYADPEVLAEEVDYARVKSWAALHNKYDNMYKFDNHELPTLQPWINASPGKKIRHQFVRNPYYHRIDSRGVQLPYIDTVEMEIVTAGLVAAKSNAGEADLQARGLGFRDIPILRKGEKDGRNYKTYLWASGAASQIAIYPNLNVNDPVWREILRDVRVRRALSLAINRRAINRALYFNLAEPGAMTVLEQSEFFDPALREAWAGFNPELANQLLDEAGLTEKDGYGIRYLPDGRRMELVVETAGEREEVENALQIITDDWHDVGVKLVMRPLDRDILRNRVFSGTTMSSAWFGWDNGLPQAYTSPAYLAPTDQVFLSWPKWGQHYQTGGSAGEPPDMAPAQRLLSLLQDWNMAATQEERAAAWREMLKIHADQVYAIGVVAAAPQPVVVSNRLRNVPEKAIWAWDPGAHFGVYHPDEFFFEDGED
- a CDS encoding mechanosensitive ion channel family protein, translating into MLRMMFRVLLCLLLSFSLAPFAGAQESDTAAGDALSKAIEQAAESGVSVVVVDSSGKLLNAPPPAAPDTGHPASDAMEQPSVLMKAQSRVAAFRAELNSRLEALPYSIFEMQYILRQTSPDGRITTYVEVMGWSVLFLLIGRWLSTEIYGKRFAKRFVVARIQAAPRGYQEKMPFLVFRFLMGIGATVFAMVFAALISYLIFGASGDPSIEFTVTAVYTAFFLARTVSDLWRMVLSPFLAQYRIPVFSDRDAKRLYIWASVLATYDISSTLFATWVGDFGLNYNVYALVYGVLALVGTLGNLLMVLVNRRAISNAIRAGRAPEECSWLVRVLAVAWAPVLMVYMAFGWLKLAFDLVLEQDISIPLTAGSYFVLTTILVVYGVINYGIERYFSRARLVKREAAEVEETAAEGAEAEPAAYEASAAPAASAAEAPAAEEVLEDTSGLAAAGTMNAVNVDVPQDGATPEPEDDFWEEEVAPRSKHPIATYEDLARRVAGILAFVVGAYSLMIVWNPDASWIDSAAAERAVDVTVILFIGYIVYHLFRIWIDSKIDEEAGDAPQGELGDEGGAGGASRLATLLPLFRGAILAVVLVSIVLIVLLELGINVSPLFAGAGVVGLAVGFGSQTLVRDIFSGAFFLIDDAFRKGEYIDIGDVKGTVEKISVRSFQLRHHLGALHTIPFGEIKVLTNYSRDWVMMKLPLRVTYDTDVEKVRKLIKKLGQSLMDDPVVGHTFIQPLKSQGVIEMQDSAMIIRVKFMTKPGDQWIVRKRVYQEIRELFAREGIKFAHREVTVRMAPDQEEELTPKQKEAVAGAVQAAIDDDMLEDMGGPGGDDR
- a CDS encoding CoA transferase, which codes for MTLISSLPATSTFRLTGTGQWSSAFAVTELAIASIAAAGQELARLTEALNLAPAAPEVTVDQRLASLWFSYSFRPQGWELPSLWDAIAGVYETQDGWIRLHTNLPHHRQAALQVLGCAGERSAVTAAVRHWRADRLESEIVAAGGVAAAMRSRADWLAHPQGRAVAAEPLIRWTSPRTVRLRDRPQATAARPLAGLRVLDLTRVLAGPVSTRTLAGFGADVLRIDPPGWDEPGVITDISLGKRMAALDLTKGEDRLVFEALLADADVLVHGYRPGALDGLGYGADTRRLIAPHAVEVTLDAYGWTGPWANRRGFDSLVQMSAGIADAGRAWARTDKPAPLPVQALDHATGYLMAAAVFSALAAAARGAEVPSAHLSLARTAELLAGLPKSADGPDLAPPADSDYAEETEQTGWGPGRRLAPPLRVGAAQIRWTLPAARCGSSAACWLD
- a CDS encoding ABC transporter permease, producing the protein MTQLPDGRYVDDEPFDPQASLLELERKDLDAPNWLLVWRKFKTHRLGLISGIFLLIAYGLIPFAGFIAPYGPNQRFSEHLYSPPQSIKLFHEGEFVGPFVYPMTSEANLETFQWEFKPDTSRPLKLSFFCEGSAYNLAGFIESNRHLFCASEDATIFILGSDRLGRDIFSRVSYGAQLSLTVGLIGITVSFVLGIFFGSVAGYFGGRIDWLVNRVIEILRSLPELPLWLALSAAVPSNWSPVAVFFIISIILGILDWPGLARSVRSKFLSLREEEYVRAAEMMGASSGRVIRKHLLPNFMSHLIASAALSIPAMILGETALSFLGLGLRAPAVSWGVMLNDAQNLTAVEIYPWLAIPMLPIVVVVLAFNFLGDGLRDSLDPYQQ
- a CDS encoding ABC transporter permease, whose protein sequence is MEILRYAIYRFGTMLLTLLVVSVLVFAIINLPPGDYLSNQIAELQATGQSAGVAKAEFLRKEYALDKPLWQQYMIWMGFMPGPHGFSGMIQGNFGWSFEFDSPVADIVGDSLWLTVLVNLAAVVFVYAVALPLGVLAAARARTWVDYTTAFVGYLGLATPNFLLALILFYYGHRWFDLPIGGLMAPEFEGAPMNWEKVKSILVHLIVPTFVIGTAGASAMMQRLRANMLDELGKPYVETAIAKGMAPSRMLAKYPLRVAFNPFVADIGNLLPSMISGSVLVSVVLGLQTIGPTLLTALKTQDMFLSGFVLMFVALLTLIGTMISDVLLVLLDPRIRYEGRNS